From a region of the Nonlabens dokdonensis DSW-6 genome:
- the rpsG gene encoding 30S ribosomal protein S7, which yields MRKRQAKKRPILPDPRFNDQLVTRFVNMMMLHGKKSTAFKLFYDAMDIVEEKNQDEEKTSLEVWKDALSNVMPHVEVRSRRVGGATFQIPMQIRPDRKISTAMKWLISYSRKRNEKSFSVRLASEILAAAKEEGAAVKKKVDTHKMAEANKAFSHFRF from the coding sequence ATGAGAAAAAGACAGGCCAAGAAACGTCCTATCCTTCCGGATCCACGTTTTAACGACCAGCTAGTGACTCGCTTTGTAAACATGATGATGTTACATGGTAAGAAGTCTACAGCATTCAAGCTTTTCTATGATGCAATGGATATCGTAGAAGAGAAAAATCAAGACGAAGAAAAAACTTCTTTAGAAGTGTGGAAAGATGCGTTGTCTAACGTTATGCCACACGTAGAAGTACGTAGCCGTCGTGTAGGAGGTGCTACTTTTCAAATCCCAATGCAAATCAGACCAGATCGTAAGATATCTACTGCAATGAAGTGGTTGATAAGTTACTCTCGTAAGAGAAATGAGAAATCGTTTTCTGTACGTTTAGCTTCAGAAATTTTAGCAGCTGCTAAAGAAGAAGGTGCTGCTGTAAAGAAAAAGGTTGACACTCATAAGATGGCTGAAGCAAACAAGGCATTCTCACACTTTAGATTCTAA
- the rpsL gene encoding 30S ribosomal protein S12, with amino-acid sequence MPTISQLVRKGRAKITKKSKSAALDSCPQRRGVCTRVYTTTPKKPNSAMRKVARVRLTNGKEVNAYIPGEGHNLQEHSIVLVRGGRVKDLPGVRYHIVRGALDTAGVADRTQRRSKYGAKRPKK; translated from the coding sequence ATGCCAACGATTTCACAATTAGTACGTAAAGGAAGAGCCAAAATAACCAAGAAGAGTAAATCGGCTGCTTTAGATTCTTGTCCTCAACGTCGTGGAGTGTGTACTCGTGTTTACACAACTACACCTAAGAAACCTAACTCAGCAATGAGAAAGGTAGCTAGGGTTAGACTTACTAACGGTAAGGAAGTAAATGCCTACATTCCAGGAGAAGGACATAATCTACAAGAGCACTCGATAGTATTGGTTAGAGGTGGAAGGGTAAAAGATTTGCCAGGAGTTAGATACCACATTGTACGTGGAGCACTGGACACCGCAGGTGTTGCAGACCGCACGCAACGTAGATCTAAGTATGGTGCAAAACGCCCTAAGAAGTAA
- a CDS encoding BamA/TamA family outer membrane protein produces MKYYFVLIIYILIAHTALSQNQYLQISFQKSLKHPIDSTFITISKKKSNEVNDSIVSNFIKKGFLNATSLPITKINDSTNGISIVKNKKYNIVVFETSDELQNEMKTISLSRKRKEIPIEELEEYLEDLNNQLIEKGFPFATTQITDITLNSSDTINAALKIKLNSQRRIDRFEIKGYQKFPERTINQFLKNNNLYNMKNIERIENHIRNIPFVNMTKKTEVLFKKDSTTVFLFLEKKDVNYAEGLLGFNNSENGNIELNGFINLRLENNFNRAESFNLEYRNDNEDQTQLITKINIPYLWNSSIGTQLELNIQRRDSTYQRTSIKAGTYYKPSWQTHLGINYINTISNALENELGINDIKTNGLELLTSYHIRSNDQLMPENVKIELSLGGYNRQLNQKNENQFTIDATLLKLLHLSNRSKFLGHLRGRYLNSDNIQFNELYQFGGTGSIRGFNQNSIDSSFYTTLATEYRYCLNDQIYLHSILDIGIFENFNSKKLDKLYGYGGGIAILTNAGILNLSIANGRFEGAKVDLSSTVAHINLRINF; encoded by the coding sequence TTGAAATATTATTTTGTCCTTATTATATATATATTAATTGCTCACACAGCTCTATCTCAAAATCAGTACCTACAAATAAGCTTTCAAAAAAGCCTGAAGCACCCCATAGACAGTACTTTCATTACGATATCGAAGAAGAAATCAAACGAAGTAAACGATAGCATTGTTTCTAATTTTATCAAAAAAGGGTTCCTTAACGCGACTTCTTTACCTATTACTAAAATTAATGATTCCACAAATGGTATTTCTATTGTAAAAAATAAGAAATACAATATCGTGGTTTTTGAAACAAGTGACGAACTTCAGAATGAAATGAAAACTATCTCGCTTTCGCGAAAGCGGAAAGAAATACCTATTGAAGAACTTGAAGAATATTTAGAAGACTTAAATAACCAATTAATTGAAAAAGGCTTTCCATTTGCCACTACCCAAATTACCGACATTACTTTAAATTCTAGCGACACTATAAACGCTGCTTTGAAAATTAAATTAAACTCTCAAAGACGCATTGACCGATTTGAAATAAAGGGTTATCAAAAGTTCCCTGAAAGAACGATTAATCAATTCTTAAAGAACAATAATCTCTACAATATGAAAAATATTGAAAGAATAGAGAATCACATCAGAAATATACCATTTGTCAACATGACAAAAAAAACTGAGGTTTTGTTTAAAAAAGACAGCACAACCGTTTTTCTATTTCTTGAAAAGAAGGATGTCAACTATGCAGAAGGATTACTAGGTTTTAATAACTCCGAAAATGGCAATATAGAACTCAACGGTTTTATTAATCTCCGGCTTGAGAACAACTTCAATAGAGCTGAGAGTTTCAATTTAGAATACCGCAATGACAACGAAGATCAAACCCAATTAATTACCAAAATAAACATTCCTTACCTCTGGAACAGCTCCATAGGAACCCAACTAGAGCTAAACATACAAAGAAGAGATAGCACTTATCAAAGGACATCCATAAAAGCCGGGACTTATTACAAACCTTCCTGGCAGACTCATTTAGGCATCAATTATATTAACACCATCTCTAATGCTTTAGAAAATGAACTTGGAATTAACGACATTAAAACAAACGGACTAGAACTACTTACAAGTTACCATATCAGATCAAATGATCAATTGATGCCTGAAAACGTGAAAATTGAACTAAGCTTAGGTGGCTATAATCGCCAGTTGAACCAAAAAAACGAAAATCAGTTCACTATAGACGCAACCCTTTTAAAATTATTGCATCTAAGTAATAGAAGTAAGTTTTTAGGCCACTTGAGAGGTCGCTATTTGAACTCTGATAATATCCAATTCAATGAACTTTATCAATTCGGTGGAACAGGAAGTATTAGAGGATTTAACCAAAACAGCATAGATAGCTCTTTCTATACCACGCTCGCAACTGAGTATAGATACTGTCTAAACGATCAAATTTACCTGCACAGCATTCTAGATATAGGCATATTTGAGAATTTTAACAGTAAAAAGCTGGATAAACTCTACGGTTATGGAGGTGGAATAGCAATTTTAACAAACGCAGGAATATTAAATTTAAGCATTGCAAACGGCCGTTTTGAAGGTGCTAAAGTGGACTTATCCAGCACTGTAGCTCATATAAACCTAAGAATTAACTTCTGA
- a CDS encoding SusC/RagA family TonB-linked outer membrane protein, with amino-acid sequence MKTKLNGILTLLLALVVQVAFAQQTVTGKVTGPDGDEIIGATVLIKGTSTFASTDFNGNFTIQASPEDTLVISYTGYDTQEILVGNQTSINVNMQNNSLAEIVITGSVFDVGEERENGVSSMGTQELAATVGPVSIDRAMQGQMSGVNVVANSPAPGASANVNVRGAFSPSAGLQNPLYVVDGTYMNAVDVPAINSNNIASLQVLTDASQTALYGSRGANGVVVITTKSAKSGKSEINFNTRYGFTERFPIRVDLMNSRQKLEFENELSGITNAAGNPIGLGRSLTPAEIDAAAATNTNWGDEYYETGITESYNFSITNGTETARNRFSLGYDNDEGIVRGYRGFERISASFKSDVNVTKKFNIGYTVNGSYSERDDPRDRNNVQSIFQSELRNNPYETLFITDADGNQIISPGGVNGPLNGLVNYQALDEVLNTQQQVRNLRLFGSGFAEYFIQDNLKVRTQFGAVYDRRQSENFLRPAARLNQFIGNPGGTKNDNSIDDLDYNWRNEITYGKSFGVHDIKVTAASEYQSENFYRISLSSQGFPNNFQNTQNLASLITQDGFTDRSRVTRTGLLGVVNYTYDNKYSFNGYVRRDGSSRTGFNNQYGTFFGASGSWNIHKESFMEDVDFVKGLVLTGSYGTLGDDSVLGLYSNFTTISTAGSYGFDNAAIPSTTIANPDVTWETNEKINVGLAFQLLQGSRLRGKVDLFQDTRKDFIFQDDFSEEAGSFTGFNNFGDSRVQGVEIDLSYDILRDPEGLNLTVFGNATFIDAEITSLAVEEEFTGYAGGQVIAREGLEPFTHYLVRYAGVNPANGEALYLDANGDLTNIFSAQNAVAIEDKSPLPSLYGGFGFRADYKGFDLATNFNYTYGNYIYNLQAANMYDASQWQSNRFVGASNFWRQPGDTNVLARPTTAGIETGTTQFLQDGSYLAFRNLTLGYTFNEDQLGKTGVKSLRVYAQGQNLAIWSNFEGNPEVGVGSSENAATINGAVYINNYPQVQSWSFGVDFRF; translated from the coding sequence ATGAAAACAAAATTAAATGGAATTTTGACGCTTTTACTAGCGTTAGTTGTGCAAGTAGCTTTTGCACAGCAAACTGTTACCGGTAAGGTAACTGGTCCCGATGGGGACGAGATTATTGGAGCGACTGTGTTAATCAAAGGTACTTCGACGTTTGCGTCAACTGACTTTAATGGTAATTTTACCATACAAGCCAGTCCAGAAGACACCTTAGTAATCTCTTACACAGGTTACGATACACAAGAAATTCTTGTAGGAAATCAAACGAGCATTAATGTAAATATGCAAAATAACTCACTCGCTGAGATTGTTATTACAGGTAGTGTGTTTGACGTAGGTGAAGAGAGAGAAAATGGAGTTTCCTCCATGGGAACTCAAGAACTTGCCGCTACAGTAGGACCAGTGTCAATTGACCGCGCAATGCAAGGTCAAATGTCTGGTGTAAATGTTGTTGCAAATTCACCAGCTCCTGGAGCGTCAGCAAACGTAAATGTAAGAGGTGCATTTAGCCCATCTGCTGGATTGCAAAATCCATTATACGTTGTTGATGGAACATATATGAACGCTGTAGACGTTCCTGCAATTAACTCTAACAACATAGCATCTCTTCAAGTATTGACAGATGCATCTCAAACTGCTCTTTATGGTAGTCGTGGTGCAAATGGTGTTGTTGTAATTACAACTAAATCTGCTAAATCAGGAAAGAGTGAAATTAACTTCAATACTAGATATGGTTTTACAGAAAGATTCCCTATCAGAGTTGATTTAATGAATTCACGTCAAAAATTAGAATTTGAGAATGAACTTTCTGGTATCACTAATGCCGCAGGAAACCCTATTGGTCTAGGAAGGTCGTTAACGCCAGCAGAAATAGATGCTGCTGCTGCTACCAATACTAATTGGGGAGATGAATATTATGAGACAGGTATTACTGAATCTTATAACTTTTCTATAACAAATGGTACTGAAACTGCAAGAAACCGTTTTTCATTAGGATATGATAACGACGAAGGTATAGTTAGAGGATATCGTGGTTTTGAAAGAATCTCAGCATCTTTCAAAAGTGATGTTAATGTAACTAAGAAGTTTAATATTGGTTATACAGTAAATGGTTCTTACTCAGAAAGAGATGATCCTAGAGATAGAAACAATGTACAATCTATTTTTCAATCTGAATTGAGAAATAACCCTTATGAGACTTTATTTATAACTGACGCCGACGGAAATCAAATAATTAGTCCTGGTGGTGTAAACGGTCCATTAAATGGTCTTGTAAACTACCAAGCATTAGATGAAGTACTTAATACTCAACAACAAGTGAGGAATTTACGTTTATTTGGTTCTGGATTTGCAGAATATTTCATCCAAGACAACTTAAAGGTAAGAACTCAATTTGGTGCTGTATATGACAGAAGACAATCTGAAAACTTTTTAAGACCAGCTGCAAGACTGAATCAATTTATCGGTAACCCAGGTGGAACTAAAAATGATAACTCTATTGACGATTTAGATTACAACTGGAGAAATGAAATTACTTATGGAAAATCTTTTGGTGTTCATGACATAAAAGTTACAGCAGCATCAGAATACCAAAGTGAGAATTTTTACAGAATATCTTTAAGTAGTCAAGGATTCCCAAATAACTTTCAGAACACTCAGAATTTAGCATCTTTAATAACACAAGATGGTTTTACAGATAGAAGCAGGGTGACGAGAACAGGTTTATTAGGAGTTGTAAACTATACTTATGATAATAAATATTCTTTTAATGGTTATGTAAGACGCGATGGTTCTTCAAGAACTGGTTTTAACAATCAATATGGTACCTTCTTTGGAGCTTCTGGATCATGGAACATTCACAAGGAGAGCTTTATGGAAGATGTTGATTTTGTAAAAGGATTAGTTTTAACAGGATCATATGGTACATTAGGAGATGATAGTGTATTAGGTTTATACTCAAACTTTACAACAATAAGTACTGCTGGTTCTTATGGTTTTGATAATGCTGCTATACCTAGCACAACTATTGCAAACCCAGATGTAACATGGGAAACTAATGAGAAGATAAATGTTGGACTAGCTTTCCAATTATTACAAGGATCGAGATTACGCGGTAAAGTTGATTTATTTCAAGACACACGTAAAGACTTTATATTTCAAGATGATTTCTCAGAAGAGGCTGGAAGCTTTACAGGTTTCAACAACTTTGGAGACAGTCGTGTTCAAGGTGTAGAAATTGACTTGAGTTATGATATTCTTCGTGACCCAGAAGGTTTAAATCTTACCGTATTTGGAAATGCAACCTTTATTGATGCAGAAATTACATCATTAGCTGTTGAAGAAGAATTTACAGGATATGCTGGTGGACAAGTTATCGCAAGAGAAGGACTTGAGCCTTTTACACATTATTTAGTTCGTTATGCAGGAGTTAACCCAGCAAATGGGGAGGCGTTGTATTTAGATGCAAATGGTGATCTAACTAACATATTTAGTGCTCAAAATGCAGTAGCTATCGAAGATAAATCACCTCTTCCATCACTTTATGGAGGATTTGGATTCAGAGCTGATTACAAAGGTTTTGATCTTGCAACTAATTTCAACTATACTTATGGTAACTATATCTATAATTTACAAGCAGCTAATATGTACGATGCTTCACAATGGCAAAGTAACAGATTTGTAGGTGCTTCAAATTTCTGGAGACAACCGGGAGATACAAACGTATTAGCAAGACCAACTACCGCTGGTATTGAAACTGGTACAACTCAGTTTTTACAAGATGGATCTTATTTAGCATTCAGAAACCTAACTTTAGGTTATACATTCAACGAGGATCAACTGGGTAAAACAGGTGTAAAATCTCTTAGAGTTTATGCACAAGGACAAAACCTAGCTATATGGTCTAACTTTGAAGGGAATCCAGAGGTTGGTGTAGGTTCTAGTGAAAACGCTGCAACCATTAATGGTGCTGTTTACATTAACAACTATCCGCAAGTTCAATCTTGGAGTTTTGGAGTAGACTTTAGATTTTAA
- a CDS encoding RagB/SusD family nutrient uptake outer membrane protein: MKNIFKLLLIALMFSACDDEDIFQEDPDSIVIENFFQTEEEFNSALRGVYSRMKTVGYYGGSGASGDFIITGDLLADNLISNPDGRRSNFRSHNWQYNDNTTPTVLYNQAYISVARVNLILDNLDNLEDGTVKDQIRGEALALRASLLFDVARLYSEIPTQSANSNQSIGVAYPLSFDPTGSPSRVATVQETYDLINADLDSAISLIGSANASDKTRFDLNVVRGIISRVALHQGNYQRVIQFAQPVVSTVSPAQASELGGLWTTANSAGVLFELPFIIGDELLDTNFSQGAGTNLVTEYNADKAFYDLYDQATEPERIAAYFVIQNNWIAVNKYIQGSQQQGLNNGRYLRVEEVILNLAEAQYLDTSVSEASALATLDILRNARYSSFTGGETGDALFDAIMLERRKELAFESSDRWFTIKRLQGVSGIPSSYTVGVVRSGNGHLADGTGVVLPEQTLPAGDFRFQLPLQQSWLLENLNLVQNRGY; this comes from the coding sequence ATGAAAAATATATTTAAACTATTGCTAATTGCACTTATGTTTAGTGCATGCGACGACGAAGATATCTTTCAGGAAGATCCTGATAGTATCGTAATTGAAAACTTCTTTCAAACAGAAGAAGAGTTTAACTCTGCACTGAGAGGTGTATATAGCCGAATGAAAACCGTAGGCTACTACGGTGGGTCTGGGGCATCTGGAGACTTTATCATAACTGGAGACCTGCTAGCAGATAATCTTATATCAAATCCTGATGGGCGTAGAAGTAACTTTAGAAGCCATAACTGGCAATATAATGATAACACGACTCCTACTGTACTTTATAACCAAGCCTATATTTCGGTTGCAAGAGTAAATCTTATACTTGATAACCTAGATAATCTAGAAGATGGAACAGTTAAAGACCAAATTAGAGGAGAGGCATTAGCCTTAAGAGCATCATTACTTTTTGATGTTGCACGTCTTTATAGTGAAATACCTACACAGTCTGCTAATTCAAACCAATCAATTGGTGTTGCTTACCCATTATCTTTTGATCCAACAGGTTCACCGAGTAGAGTTGCGACTGTTCAAGAAACGTATGACCTAATAAATGCAGATTTAGATTCAGCTATTTCTTTAATAGGATCTGCAAACGCTAGTGACAAAACTAGGTTTGATTTGAATGTAGTTCGTGGTATAATTAGTCGTGTTGCTTTACATCAAGGTAACTACCAAAGAGTAATACAATTTGCTCAGCCAGTTGTAAGTACTGTAAGTCCTGCTCAGGCATCTGAACTAGGTGGTTTATGGACAACTGCAAATTCAGCAGGTGTATTATTTGAATTGCCATTTATTATTGGTGATGAACTATTAGATACTAACTTTAGTCAAGGAGCTGGTACTAATCTTGTAACAGAATATAATGCTGACAAAGCTTTCTACGACTTATATGATCAAGCTACTGAACCAGAAAGAATAGCAGCTTACTTCGTGATTCAAAATAATTGGATCGCCGTGAATAAGTATATCCAAGGTTCTCAACAACAAGGTTTAAATAACGGTCGTTACTTAAGAGTAGAAGAAGTTATTCTTAACCTAGCAGAAGCTCAATATTTAGACACATCAGTATCTGAAGCAAGTGCTTTAGCAACTCTTGACATTCTTAGAAATGCAAGATATTCTTCATTCACAGGCGGAGAAACTGGTGATGCTTTATTTGATGCTATCATGTTAGAAAGAAGAAAAGAATTAGCGTTTGAATCAAGTGACCGATGGTTTACTATTAAAAGACTTCAAGGTGTAAGTGGTATTCCTTCTTCTTATACAGTAGGAGTTGTACGATCTGGAAATGGACATTTAGCAGATGGTACTGGTGTAGTTCTTCCTGAGCAAACATTACCAGCAGGAGATTTCAGATTTCAATTACCACTTCAACAAAGCTGGTTATTGGAGAATTTAAACCTTGTACAAAACAGAGGTTACTAA
- the rlmB gene encoding 23S rRNA (guanosine(2251)-2'-O)-methyltransferase RlmB, with product MEKTTFIYGIRAIIEAIESEKEISKVYLLKDGDGVLMQQLKNIARKNNITTSYVPIEKLNHLARGNHQGAVASISPIQFHSLEQILENIDGESKPLFLLLDGVTDVRNFGAIIRTAECTGVTAIVISEKGSAPVNAATVKTSVGAVFNIPICKVNHIKDAVFLMQAYGIKTAGANEKADDLIYDIDLNQPMAIVMGSEEKGINPSTLKILDHKVKLPMRGDIASLNVSVACGAMLYETLRQRL from the coding sequence ATGGAAAAAACGACTTTTATCTACGGGATCAGAGCTATAATAGAGGCCATAGAAAGTGAGAAAGAAATATCTAAGGTCTACTTGTTAAAAGACGGTGATGGCGTTTTAATGCAGCAATTGAAAAACATTGCAAGAAAGAATAACATCACAACTTCTTACGTACCGATTGAAAAGTTAAACCATCTCGCTCGAGGGAATCATCAAGGAGCAGTTGCTAGCATCTCTCCTATTCAATTCCATAGCTTAGAACAAATTCTGGAAAATATAGATGGAGAGAGCAAGCCTTTATTTCTGCTATTAGACGGTGTCACAGATGTTAGAAATTTTGGGGCTATCATAAGAACAGCAGAATGCACAGGAGTTACCGCTATCGTTATTTCAGAAAAAGGCAGTGCACCAGTAAATGCAGCTACTGTAAAAACTAGTGTAGGAGCTGTTTTTAATATACCCATTTGTAAAGTTAACCATATTAAAGATGCTGTATTCCTGATGCAAGCTTATGGAATAAAAACCGCTGGAGCAAATGAGAAAGCTGATGACTTGATATATGACATCGATTTAAACCAACCGATGGCTATAGTTATGGGTAGCGAGGAAAAAGGAATCAATCCTTCTACTCTAAAAATACTAGATCACAAAGTTAAACTTCCTATGCGAGGAGATATAGCGTCATTAAATGTATCAGTAGCTTGTGGAGCTATGTTGTATGAAACTTTACGCCAGCGATTATAA
- a CDS encoding rhomboid family intramembrane serine protease — protein MAVNLNGLFIDIVVKMKDSEYFKFDAITIVPAIAFVFTMWLVYWLEIKFHFRFTDNGIRPDKLSGLQGVLFGPFIHSGLKHLWSNTLPCIILITALVYFYRNISTRVLLIGILVTGVLTWFIGRPSYHIGASGVVYMLAAFLFFKGVFTGHYKMLALTFLVAFFYGSLVWYVLPIEEGISWEGHLSGAIAGVLLALLTPNKLPEKRKFQWELDHYSEEDDPFMRHFDADGNFIELDEEE, from the coding sequence ATGGCAGTAAATCTAAATGGTCTTTTTATTGATATTGTTGTAAAGATGAAAGATTCAGAATATTTCAAATTTGATGCTATTACAATAGTTCCTGCGATTGCTTTTGTATTTACAATGTGGCTGGTGTATTGGTTAGAAATTAAATTCCATTTTAGATTTACAGATAATGGTATTAGACCAGATAAATTATCAGGCTTGCAAGGTGTGTTATTTGGACCATTTATTCATTCTGGATTAAAGCATCTTTGGAGCAACACTTTACCATGTATCATCTTGATAACAGCTCTAGTTTACTTTTATAGAAACATATCGACAAGAGTCTTGTTAATCGGAATTCTTGTTACTGGAGTTTTAACATGGTTTATAGGAAGACCTTCTTATCATATAGGAGCGAGCGGTGTGGTGTACATGCTTGCTGCCTTCTTATTTTTCAAAGGCGTTTTTACGGGACATTATAAAATGCTCGCGCTGACTTTTCTTGTCGCTTTTTTTTATGGTAGTCTGGTATGGTATGTATTGCCCATTGAAGAAGGAATTTCTTGGGAAGGGCATTTAAGCGGTGCGATTGCAGGAGTTCTTCTTGCTCTATTGACTCCAAACAAACTGCCTGAAAAAAGAAAGTTCCAATGGGAATTAGATCATTACAGTGAGGAAGATGATCCTTTTATGCGTCATTTTGATGCTGACGGTAATTTCATAGAACTAGATGAGGAAGAGTAA
- a CDS encoding replication-associated recombination protein A, translating into MQQIPLAERIRPNNLQEYLSQSHLVGDQGTLRQHILNGTTPSLILWGPPGTGKTTLANIIAQESKRPFYTLSAINSGVKDIREVIDKAKSAGGLFTAKNPILFIDEIHRFSKSQQDSLLGAVEKGWVTLIGATTENPSFEVIPALLSRCQVYVLEAFAKADLENLLKRAIRIDKTLSEKDIKITETDALIRISGGDARKLLNVFELVVNSIEGSEVEITNKLVLSQVQANPARYDKTGEQHYDIISAFIKSIRGSDPNAAVYWLARMIEGGEDLKFIARRMLILASEDIGNANPTALIMANNTFQAVSTIGYPESRIILSQCAIYLATSLKSNASYLAIGNAQRIVKETGDLSVPLGLRNAPTKLMKELGYGDEYKYAHDYSGNFAFYDFLPTELSQTKIYEPGNNPREQSQKDFLQKRWKDHYNYNNNG; encoded by the coding sequence ATGCAACAAATACCACTTGCCGAGCGTATCAGGCCTAATAATTTACAAGAATACTTAAGCCAATCTCACCTCGTAGGTGATCAAGGTACATTGAGACAACATATACTTAATGGAACCACACCTTCACTTATTTTATGGGGACCTCCAGGAACTGGAAAGACTACACTTGCTAATATTATCGCACAAGAAAGTAAAAGACCTTTTTATACCTTAAGTGCTATTAACAGTGGCGTGAAAGATATACGTGAAGTTATTGATAAAGCAAAAAGCGCTGGAGGATTATTCACCGCAAAAAACCCTATACTCTTCATAGATGAGATCCATCGTTTTAGTAAATCACAGCAAGATTCTTTGTTAGGGGCTGTAGAAAAAGGTTGGGTCACATTGATAGGTGCCACCACAGAAAACCCAAGCTTTGAAGTTATTCCAGCACTACTTTCACGCTGTCAGGTGTATGTTTTAGAAGCTTTCGCGAAAGCGGATTTAGAAAATCTATTGAAAAGAGCCATCAGAATTGATAAAACCTTGTCAGAAAAGGATATTAAAATAACCGAAACAGATGCGTTAATACGTATAAGTGGTGGTGATGCCCGTAAGTTATTAAACGTATTTGAACTTGTGGTAAATTCTATAGAAGGGTCAGAGGTTGAAATAACTAATAAACTTGTCTTATCTCAAGTGCAAGCAAATCCAGCTCGATATGATAAAACTGGAGAGCAGCATTATGACATCATCAGTGCATTTATAAAGTCCATAAGAGGAAGCGATCCTAATGCGGCTGTATACTGGCTGGCTCGCATGATAGAAGGTGGCGAGGACTTAAAATTTATAGCGCGTAGAATGCTTATTCTTGCATCTGAAGATATTGGGAACGCAAACCCTACTGCCCTAATCATGGCAAATAATACCTTTCAAGCTGTTTCTACCATAGGCTATCCTGAATCAAGAATTATCTTGAGCCAGTGTGCTATTTACCTAGCTACTTCATTAAAAAGCAACGCGAGCTATCTGGCTATAGGAAATGCTCAACGCATAGTAAAAGAAACTGGTGATCTATCTGTGCCATTAGGCTTGAGAAATGCTCCTACAAAGCTCATGAAGGAACTAGGTTATGGTGATGAATATAAATACGCCCATGATTATTCTGGGAATTTTGCATTCTATGATTTTTTACCAACAGAATTAAGTCAAACCAAAATTTACGAGCCTGGCAATAATCCTAGAGAACAATCTCAAAAAGACTTTCTACAGAAAAGATGGAAAGATCATTATAACTATAACAACAATGGCTGA
- a CDS encoding YjjG family noncanonical pyrimidine nucleotidase, translating to MKKKFNNIKHIFFDLDHTLWDFDLNSKLAYKQIFEEYAIELDLNHFISIYEPLNLQFWRMFRENKISKEDLRYQRLKTAFDACDYFVEDAKINLFADLYIKYLPNYNNLFEGCIEMLDSLQDKFKLHLITNGFNGVQQDKVKNSGLDKYFDVVLTAETAGVKKPDSKIFYQALELAGASKEESLMIGDSYEADIKGAQNVGIATIWFHITDQDIPSNEVVVHQLKEIQPLLL from the coding sequence ATGAAAAAGAAATTTAATAACATTAAACATATATTTTTTGATTTAGATCATACATTGTGGGATTTTGATCTCAATAGTAAGCTAGCGTATAAGCAAATATTTGAGGAATATGCTATCGAACTAGATTTAAATCATTTTATATCAATTTATGAACCTTTAAACCTTCAATTCTGGAGAATGTTTAGGGAAAATAAAATCTCTAAAGAGGATTTACGTTATCAAAGGCTTAAGACTGCTTTTGACGCATGTGATTATTTTGTAGAAGATGCAAAAATTAATCTCTTTGCAGATTTATACATCAAGTACTTACCTAATTACAATAACTTATTTGAAGGATGTATAGAAATGCTGGATTCGCTCCAAGACAAGTTTAAACTACATTTGATTACCAACGGATTTAACGGAGTTCAACAAGATAAAGTCAAAAACTCTGGTCTAGATAAATATTTTGATGTGGTTCTTACAGCAGAAACTGCAGGTGTAAAAAAACCTGATTCTAAAATATTTTATCAGGCGCTAGAATTGGCCGGTGCATCAAAAGAAGAAAGCCTTATGATAGGAGATAGTTATGAAGCTGATATCAAAGGAGCGCAAAATGTAGGGATTGCTACTATATGGTTTCACATTACTGATCAAGATATACCCAGTAACGAGGTTGTAGTTCATCAATTAAAAGAAATTCAGCCATTGTTGTTATAG